In Vibrio diazotrophicus, the following proteins share a genomic window:
- the thiE gene encoding thiamine phosphate synthase, producing MKILIPSHCLEFTGEVQQVLLLAAEQGFNVSHIELGVSPTQCIELVDTETSRLYSNLFELSGNGGLDRELTFLYGGQPQEVCLPNVVQIGVSYDERLVDSWLHLDETTLLIHSQTLSTNQSWRHFAWVVASLALDFPLEDALVLSRAAMNVSRETWPTQFQHFPFIEQPAVSIAQTGFTTLGKQSLGLYPVVDNVEWIERLLKLGIKTIQLRIKDPNEPSLERQIVKAIRLGREHKAQVFINDYWQLALKHKAFGVHLGQEDVLDADLELIAESGMALGLSTHGYFELLRIHQLSPSYIALGHIFPTTTKQMQSKPQGLVRLGLYQKLLDSMPYGKSIGVPSVAIGGIDLDNIQQVLDQGVSSIAVVRAITEAKNVEANVKELQSKFSRTSNRQEVFDVI from the coding sequence GTGAAGATACTTATCCCATCTCATTGCCTTGAGTTTACGGGAGAAGTTCAACAAGTTTTGCTGCTCGCAGCTGAGCAGGGTTTCAATGTCAGTCACATTGAGTTGGGCGTAAGCCCGACCCAATGTATTGAACTTGTTGATACAGAGACTTCTCGTTTATACAGCAATTTATTTGAATTAAGTGGTAACGGCGGTCTAGATAGAGAACTGACGTTCCTCTACGGGGGGCAACCTCAAGAGGTTTGTCTACCTAATGTTGTTCAAATTGGCGTTTCTTATGATGAACGTCTGGTAGACAGCTGGCTTCATCTAGATGAAACAACGCTCTTGATTCATAGTCAGACCTTATCTACGAATCAATCTTGGCGTCATTTTGCTTGGGTCGTAGCTTCTCTCGCTCTCGATTTTCCTCTGGAAGATGCCCTTGTTTTGAGTCGGGCTGCAATGAATGTTTCACGTGAAACATGGCCGACACAGTTCCAACATTTTCCGTTTATTGAGCAACCTGCAGTTTCTATTGCTCAAACAGGTTTTACCACTCTAGGTAAACAATCATTGGGTCTATACCCAGTCGTTGACAATGTTGAATGGATTGAAAGATTACTTAAGTTGGGAATTAAAACCATACAACTACGGATTAAAGACCCAAATGAGCCAAGTTTAGAACGACAAATCGTTAAAGCTATTCGACTGGGTAGAGAACACAAGGCACAAGTGTTTATTAATGACTACTGGCAGTTAGCTTTGAAGCACAAAGCTTTTGGTGTTCACCTTGGTCAAGAAGATGTACTAGACGCAGATTTGGAGCTTATCGCAGAGAGTGGGATGGCATTGGGGTTATCCACTCATGGCTATTTTGAGTTGCTACGTATCCATCAGCTATCACCGAGCTACATCGCCCTTGGACATATATTTCCTACCACTACTAAGCAAATGCAATCAAAACCACAAGGCTTAGTACGATTGGGTCTTTATCAAAAGCTGCTTGATAGTATGCCTTATGGCAAATCCATCGGAGTACCAAGTGTTGCGATTGGCGGTATTGATTTAGACAATATTCAGCAAGTGCTCGATCAAGGTGTTTCAAGCATTGCTGTGGT